One Streptomyces dangxiongensis genomic window, CCTCTTCGGGCCGAAGCATCGCCGAGATTGCCGCGGCCACTCCCTCGGGATGCGACAGTGGCGAGAGGTGGCTGCTGGGGAGCTCGGTGACGACGGCTCCGGCACGTGTGGCGAACCATCGCTGCAGTTGCGGATCGAGGATCCGGTCGTGGGCGCTGAGCACGTAGCCGCAGGGGAGGTCGTGCCAGGCGCCCGCAGAGGCCGGGGCCGCCAGGCAGGCTCCATGGGTCGGCTTCTGCATGGCGGCCAGGCTCCGGGCAAGGCGGGGCGGCAGGTCGTGGGCGAGTGCGTCACCGAACAGTTCCGGGTCCACGTCCGACCAGCCGTCCGCAGCGAACCGCAAGGCCACGCGGCCTGGCATCTCGGCACCCTTGTCGCTCAGCATGCCGATGGTCTCCCCCTCGCCAGGCACGTAGCCGGCCACGAAGACCAAGGAGTTGACCTTGGGATGCTCAAGTGCCGCGCCGGAGATGACGGTGCCGCCGTAGGAGTGTCCGACGAGGGTGACCGGTCCTTCCAGCGCGTCGATGTGCCGACGGGTCCAGGCGATGTCGTCCGCGAGTGAGGTCATCGGCAACTGGACGGCCAGTGCTTGATGGCCCTGTTCGTGCAGGTGGCCTATGACCTCCTGCCAGATCGAGCCGTCACTCCAAGCACCGTGGACCAGCACTGCGTTTCCCATTTCGCACTTCCTTTTGTCATGACTGCCTTGAGTGATTCCTGCCGGCCCGGCGGAGGTTTGAGTTCCTCCGACATGAGACCGGGACACGGCGCGATCACGTACGAGACGGTGGTGTTCTTTCAATTTCTCGACGTTGAACGGGTGAGGTGACGAAGACCGACTCACGGCGCAACGTGTGAGTACGCCAGACGACTTCGCGCAGCGCATCCGTGGCCTTTTCGCCGTGGCGTCAGCCCGTCGCCGGAGCCCGGCAGCTCGCGGGCGGCGACCGCGCCCGCGCCCTGTTCGCCGTCCTGTCCCCCACCAGTTCCGGAGCCGTGGGCCGCGCCCTCGTTCCCGCCGGTCCCGGCGTTGGCGTCACGTCCGCGCAGGGGTGGATACCTTGCCTGCGGCCTCGGAGGTACGGCCGGAGCCGGGTGCCGTACGGACCAGGAGCAGTACGGCCACGGCGCCGACGGCCGCGGCCAGGGCCGAGAGGAGGAAGACGCGGTCAAGACCAGCGGCGAAAGCCTGGTGGGCGAGGTCCGCCGCCGCCTCGCGGTGCCCGGCCGGTGCGGAGGCGATCACCTCGTTCGCCTGGCCCGAGGCCAGGGCGTCGGCGGCGTCGGCGGCGTGCGGCAGCTCGCCGTCTGTCAGCGTGGTGGCGGCATTGCTCGCGAAGACGGCGCCGAGGACCGCGATGGCCAGGGTCATGCCCAGTTGGCGCGCCGTGTTGATGGCTCCGCCCGCCATGCCGGCGCGCTGCCGCGGCACGGCGGAGGTGGCGGCGGAGACAAGGACGGGCGTGGCCAGGCCCACCCCGAGACCGGTGACGACCAGCCCCCAGGTGAGCGACGTCGCGCTCGCGCCCTCCGACATACCGGCGCGCAGCAGGAGCATGCCCGCCGCCGCCAGCAGCAGACCCAGCCCGATGGGCAGGCGCGGGGAGAGCCGCTGGATGTGCCGGCCGGTCACAGCCGAGACGAGGAACGACGCGGCCGCGAGCGGGGTCAGAGCGAGTCCCGCCCCGATGGGAGCGAGTCCGGCCAGGGACTGCAGCCACAGCGACAGGAGCGCTAGGCAGCCGAAGGCGCTGGCCTGCAGGAGAAGCGCGCCGGTCAACAGCCCGGCGAAGGAGGCGTTGCGCAGCAGCGCCAGGTCCAGCATCGGGGTTTCGCCGCGGTGGGCCGTGCGGTGTTCCACCACCACGAAGGCCACGAGGGCGAGCGCGGCGACAGCGTAGGAGACAAGGGTGCCAGGCGAGCCCCAGCCGTCGTCGGACCCGCGGATGAGTCCGTGAACGAGGGCGCCGGCGGCCACGCTGAAGGTCGCGGCCCCGGGGAGGTCGATGCGGTTCTTCCGGCCGACCGCGACCGGCCGGTCGGCAGCCATGAAGCGCCGGGACAGAACGATGGCTACGACCGCGACGGGCAGGTTGATCCAGAAGATCACGGGCCAGCTGATGCGCTGTGTCAGGACGCCGCCCAGCAGCGGACCCGCCGCCGCTGCGGCCCCGTTGGTCGCACCCCACAGCCCGAAGGCCGTACCGCGGTCCCGCCCCTGGTAGGAGGCGAGCAGCAGAGCGGGAGCGGTGGCGAACATGGCGGCTCCGCCGATGCCCTGCACAGCCCGGGCTGCGATGAGCACGCCGGCATCGGGAGCGACGCCGCACACGAGCGAGGCCACGGCGAAGAGTGCGAGCCCGCCCACATAGGCTCGCCGGTGCCCATAGCGGTCGGCGAAAGCGCCGGCAGCGAGCAGCAGCGCCGCCAGAGCCAGCGCGTAGGCGTCGATGACCCACTGCAGCGACGCGAAGGACGCGCCGAGGTCACGGGCCATGCTGGGCAGCGCCACGTTCACGATGGTGACGTCCACCAGCAGGATGCACGCGCCGAGACAGACCGCTATGAGCGGTCCCCACTTACGCATGTCGTCATCTCCATTCAGGGATCGGGGAACGGACCGAAGCCTCGGTCCTCGACAACTGTTGACGGCATGTGCGCGATCAGATATCTCGCACGGCCAAATTTGCACGCATTCCCTAGAATCGATGTCGTGAAGACGTATCTCGACAGTCCCGACCGTGTGGGGCACTACCTCACCGATGAAGACCTGGCCCTGGCACACGCCCTCCAGCTCAACGGCCGCGCCTCCTTCACCGAGATCGCGGCCGTGCTCGGCGTCTCCGACCAGACCGCGGCTCGCCGCTTTACCCGCCTGCGCACCACCGGGAAACTGCGCGTGCTGGGTCTGACCGACCCGTTCCGGCTGGGGGACCTGTCATGGTTCGTGCGCGTGCGGTGCACTCCGGACGCATCCGCCTCCATCGGCTCGGCACTGGCCCGGCGCACGGACACCACCTGGGTCAACCTCACCTCGGGGGGAACGGAGACGATGGCCGTGGTTCGCGCCCGCGGCCCCGGCCTGGAGGAGCCCTTCCTGGTGCAGAAGCTGCCCCGCACCCCCCGGGTGGTCGACGTCTCCGCGCACTGCGTCCTGCATGTGTTCTTCGGCCAGGACCTCGGCTTCATCAACAAGAGCGGACCGCTGACCGACGCGCAGGTCGCCGCGCTGACCCCGCGGCCAACGGACGGCGGGTGGACAGCCGGCTCGGAACCCGTCGTGCTGGACGACCGCGACCGACTGCTGCTCGACCTGCTGGCCCGCGACGGAAGGGCCCCGGTGGGTGAACTGGCCGCGGCCACCAAGCTGTCCGAGTCCACAGTGCGCCGCCGCATCAACGATCTACGCGCCGAAGGCGTGCTGTACTTCGACGTGGACTACCACCCCGACGTCCTGCACCGAAAGCTCAGGATCGCGCTCTGGCTGGAGATCGACCCCGCGCGGCTGGCCGAGGCAGGCGAGGCCCTGGCGGCGCATCCCGAGGTGTCCTTCGCCGCGGCGGTGACCGGCGCGACGAACCTGTACGCGAGCATCCAGGTGGAGTCGGCGCAACTCTTGTACCGCTACCTGACCCAGACTGTGTCCGGACTGCCCGGACTGCGGCACACAGTGACCACGCCCATCCACCGAACCCTCAAGGGCCCGGGCCCATACCCGCTGCCACCGGAACTATGACTGAGCGTGTTGTGATGCTCTGGCCTCGAACGCTGCCACGCACGTGATCACTCGTTCGGGACCCGCACGTATGTGATGTCGCCGCACCACTTCTCATTCAACTCCTCGGCACGGAAGTCGCGTTGGACGAGGTCCGGGGCGCGTGGCGCGAGCCGATCGGGGACCGTGCTGCGCTTGCGGCGCCGCAGGTGGCGGCCCTCGAGCCGGTTGATGCGCATCAGACGCTCGACCCGCTCGCGATTGACCGTGTGCCCGAAGCCCCGCAGCTCGGCATGGATGCGCCGGACTCCGTAGCGGCCCCTTGTGCTCGGTATGGATTTCACGGATCTCCACGAGCAGGTCGTTGTCGGCGGCCTGCCGTCCTTGACGGGTCTTCGCGCCGGCGAGCCACCGGTAGTAGCCCGAGCGAGAGACCCGAAGGACCCGGCATATCCGCTGGACGCCGCAGCCGACCGTTCTCCGCGCGCAGCCGGGCCAGTTCCTCGTCCCGGCTCTCCGCGCCCTGCTCGCCACAGCCGTGATCGCGGCCCGTGTGCTCGTCGGCCTGGCGCACCCAGCTCCGCAGGGTCCCGCCGGTCACCCCGACATCCGCCGCGACCGCCGCATACGTGCGCTTCCCACCCGCCGCGCGGAGACCTACGTCCCACCAGGACACCTTCCCTCAGATCTGCAAGATCCATTGTCAGAGTGTCCACACCACGGGGGTCACCTCACCGGGGCCGGCGCCCCCTTGACTGGTCACGTCGTGGTGGCTGGGCCGGACCCGGGCGAGGGCGGTGGTCATCATGACCGACGTGATCGACCGGATCGGGAACGTCACCCGGCAACGTTACGAACAGCTCGTCACCCAGGCCAAGGAACTGATCGCGCAGATCGCCCGCTCGCAATGTGCCCTGGGTGACATGGCTGGAGATCGAGCCGATGAGGGCGGTGGGCGGGTCGATGCCGAATGGCACGGACGACCTGTTCACCATGACGGAGTCGTTGCAGATGTTCGCGGACGACATCGGCGTCGAACGCCGGACGGTGGAGGACTGGCGATACACCGCCAACCGCTGGCCGGAAGAGCGCCGCAAGGAGGGCGTGTCGTTCACCGTCCACCGCATCCTCGCGTCGGTCGTGGACGAGGACGAGCGGTGGGCGGCGATCGAGGACGCGCCGCTCAACCCGCGCACGGGGGCGAGGCAGTGGACGCCGGACGGCGCGAATCACCCCGGCCGAACGGGTGCGGGTTGTCACGGAACTGACCAGGGACGACACCGTCGCCCAGCAGGTGACCACGGACCTGCTGCGCATGAGTTCCCTGTTCACCTCCCTCACCCTGCGCTCCCTTGAGATACCCAACCGGGTCTGGATGTCCCCGATGTGCATGTACTCCGCAGCCCCCGAGGGCCCGGACACCGGTGCGCCCACCGACTTCCACCTCACCCACCTGGCCTCCCGCGCCGTCGGCGGAGCGGGCCTGGTCATGGCCGAGGCCACCGGCGTCCGGCCCGACGGGCGCATCAGCCCCTGGGACCTGGGCCTGTGGAACGACCGCCAGCAGGAGGCGTTCACCCGCATCACCGAGGCCATCAAGGCGCACGGTGCCGTCCCGGCCATCCAGCTCGCGCACGCCGGGCGCAAGGCATCGGTGGACAAGCCCTGGCTGTCCGACCGCTACCTGACCGAGTCCGAGGGCGGCTGGCAGCCCGTCGCCCCCAGCGCGATCGCCTACGACGGCCTTGCTGTCCCCCGCGAGCTGACCGTGGACGAGATCCAGCAGCTCGTACGCGACTTCGCCGACTCCGCGCGGCGCGCGCTGGCCGCCGGGTTCCAGGTGGTTGAGGTGCACGGCGCCCACGGCTACCTGATCAACTCCTTCCTCTCCCCGGCCTCCAACCACCGCACCGACGCCTACGGCGGCAGTTTCGAGAACCGGATCCGCTTCGCCCTGGAGGTCGTCGACGCGGTCCGCGCGGTGTGGCCCGAGGACCTGCCGGTGTTCTTCCGTACCTCGGCCACCGACTGGCTGACCGAGAACCCCGAGGACACCCGCGAGGGCTGGACCGGGGACGACACCGTGCGCCTGGCCAAGGAACTCCAGGCCCGCGGCGTCGATCTGCTTGACGTGTCCACCGGCGGCATGGTCCGCGACGCCAAGATCGTCGCCGGACCGAACTACCAGGTCCCCTTCGCCACCCAGGCCCGCCAAGCCACCGGCATCCCCACCGCAGCCGTCGGCATCATCACCGAACCGCGGCAGGCGGAGGAGATCCTCACCAGCGGGCGGGCCGACGCCGTCTTCCTCGGCCGCGAACTGCTCCGCAACGCCTACTGGGCCCAGCACGCCGCGCTCGCACTCGACGCCGAGCCGACCTGGCCGGACCAGTACGCCTACGTCGTCCAGCGCCGCAAGCGCTGCCCCCCACCCCTTACAGCCTCCGCCGCTCTGCCCTCACCAGTGAAGACGCGCTGAACCACCGCACAGGGAGATCCCCGTGAACCACCTGCAGCACAAGGTCATCGTCATCACCGTCGCCGCCGCCCGCGGCCAGGAAGACCTCGACCAGCTGGTCGCCGACATCAAGAAGGCCGGCGGCACCGCAACCGCCCGGCTCACCGACGTCACCGACGCCGCGGACATG contains:
- a CDS encoding IS3 family transposase, which codes for MKSIPSTRGRYGVRRIHAELRGFGHTVNRERVERLMRINRLEGRHLRRRKRSTVPDRLAPRAPDLVQRDFRAEELNEKWCGDITYVRVPNE
- a CDS encoding Lrp/AsnC family transcriptional regulator, yielding MKTYLDSPDRVGHYLTDEDLALAHALQLNGRASFTEIAAVLGVSDQTAARRFTRLRTTGKLRVLGLTDPFRLGDLSWFVRVRCTPDASASIGSALARRTDTTWVNLTSGGTETMAVVRARGPGLEEPFLVQKLPRTPRVVDVSAHCVLHVFFGQDLGFINKSGPLTDAQVAALTPRPTDGGWTAGSEPVVLDDRDRLLLDLLARDGRAPVGELAAATKLSESTVRRRINDLRAEGVLYFDVDYHPDVLHRKLRIALWLEIDPARLAEAGEALAAHPEVSFAAAVTGATNLYASIQVESAQLLYRYLTQTVSGLPGLRHTVTTPIHRTLKGPGPYPLPPEL
- a CDS encoding MFS transporter yields the protein MRKWGPLIAVCLGACILLVDVTIVNVALPSMARDLGASFASLQWVIDAYALALAALLLAAGAFADRYGHRRAYVGGLALFAVASLVCGVAPDAGVLIAARAVQGIGGAAMFATAPALLLASYQGRDRGTAFGLWGATNGAAAAAGPLLGGVLTQRISWPVIFWINLPVAVVAIVLSRRFMAADRPVAVGRKNRIDLPGAATFSVAAGALVHGLIRGSDDGWGSPGTLVSYAVAALALVAFVVVEHRTAHRGETPMLDLALLRNASFAGLLTGALLLQASAFGCLALLSLWLQSLAGLAPIGAGLALTPLAAASFLVSAVTGRHIQRLSPRLPIGLGLLLAAAGMLLLRAGMSEGASATSLTWGLVVTGLGVGLATPVLVSAATSAVPRQRAGMAGGAINTARQLGMTLAIAVLGAVFASNAATTLTDGELPHAADAADALASGQANEVIASAPAGHREAAADLAHQAFAAGLDRVFLLSALAAAVGAVAVLLLVRTAPGSGRTSEAAGKVSTPART
- a CDS encoding alpha/beta fold hydrolase, with translation MGNAVLVHGAWSDGSIWQEVIGHLHEQGHQALAVQLPMTSLADDIAWTRRHIDALEGPVTLVGHSYGGTVISGAALEHPKVNSLVFVAGYVPGEGETIGMLSDKGAEMPGRVALRFAADGWSDVDPELFGDALAHDLPPRLARSLAAMQKPTHGACLAAPASAGAWHDLPCGYVLSAHDRILDPQLQRWFATRAGAVVTELPSSHLSPLSHPEGVAAAISAMLRPEEDSAS